TGATTATTGGTTGTGACACagttttggcccactcttctatCCACAGCTTTTTAAGGTCACGAGTTTttagtcaggttgaggtctggactttgactgaacCATTGCTCCatcttgattttctttttcagccattctgttgcagattttctgctgtgtttgaggTGCTCACACTCAGCAATAATCAATTGTAATCAATAGCTGATTATCAGCATCTGGCTGCTACTTATCCCTTTAAATCCCACGTAAGCAGTAAgtatttttcacaggactgcactcAGTACTGTGGAAGCGTTGTTTTTTCATATGACTTTATGTATTCAGTTTTACTAACATGACATTACATATTGGGACTATTCTATTGACCAATGTGATCGTGCATGTATAAGCATGGAAAAACCCAAGGCATAAACACTTGTCTCTTTGGGGACTGGGAAAATACAGCAGAGAGAAGCATACTGCACCAGAGATGTACTGTTGAGATCAGTGAgggacagagacacacatacacatacacaggtACATGTAGATAGAAATTCCTTGATTTACCAGCGAGATTATTACGGTACTACATCCAGTGATAACAAATCACAATGCAGTACAGCCTGACTCAACACGTGTTGAGGCATTCATCAGACTTTTACTTACTCCTATCGATAAAGAGAAACCTATACAAACAATTTGTTGTAACAGGCTGGTTAAACCTGTTCATCAAGCCCCAAGTGaagcagcaaagaaaacaataagtGGTTTTGTTTCACCAACCACctgtttcattcttttcaagCCGGTCGTGTCACTTCCTGGTAAGAGGAATTTGACTCTGGTGAATAAATGGTGCAAAGAAACCCTGTAAGTGCACAATATCAGAGTTAATGTCAAGACTGAGTATGTCCTTGTTTGGATACGATAGAGccctgagataaaaaaaaaacacaaaaaaaaacgaCCTCCAGTGAAGATGACTACCGGTACAATTATATTGTTCTCcagttcagttgtatttatttaacagcAATTCATCAGAACAGTAATCTCACAGCGAGcttatattgtaatgtaaaacTCTTTAATTCCAGTAGCGACAGTGGTGAGGAAGAACTAGTTTTTCAACTGGAAAGACCTCTGACAGCAGCAGTCAGAGGTCGCACGTCATAAATGCTGCAGATGGTCACACAGTTGCTGTGAACATGTTGCAAAAATCTTATTAGACAAAGTCACTTGTGCAGCAGGCAGCAGCTGATGACGGATGTGTTTGTAGCAGCTGGACATCCAGTTCCTTTCAGGCTGAGCCCTCACGAGCAGCTCCCCGACAGTCAAAATGCCAAATGTCCAACCATATGCTACACGTGTAAATGTGAGTGACCCCAGATGGTGTAAATCTGCACATGAAGCGAGCCGCAAATCCACGCATTTcccctttttctgttttctttctgtctggtTTGACTGGACGGGTGGAGGCGGGCAGCAGGCTCTGGCTTCTCTTTTTCAGTTTCGTCGCTTGACTCCCACATAGCCCTTCCTGTCAAACATCAGAGCCCTATCCTGTCTTATGTTTATGAATAATCGACCAGCAGGAGGTTGATCAGGGCCCGATGCAGTCATCGTTGACATCATCGCTGTGCATCACACCATTACGATGGGGTGCTAATGCATCATCATCAGTTAGTGGAAGAGGGTGAAGCATCTTAGTGTCAATGATTCTGTGATTAAGACgtttgtttttcacttctagtttagTATATGAATATTGAAATGCTAGAAAGTGAGTGTGCAGCCACTAAATGTTGCTTAATTCCAAGGCAATGCGACAGATCTAGAGACGTTCATTCTCCATCCTGATGGCCTGAAGGTGTTTTCTGAATCTCTGAGAGTTTAACCTCAAAGTTTAAGCTGTAATCTTGAATCAAAGAgatctaaataaaaaaattagtcATCTACAGAAATGTAAACAGTATAGAGGGGGTTAAAAAACACATCCTGCGGTTTAACAAGAAGTCAGAccacaaaagaaaatgtttaggaagtgaactttatttaaataaatagccACATAAATAAACAACTTTCTTCAACTAACATTTCttctccttccttcctccctccttctGTTCCTCTTTataacctcacacacacacacacacacacacacacacacacatccacacgcatgCATCCATACACACAAAGACGTGCTCATGCTCACACAGTCAAGTAacaaatcaggaaaaaaaaaaaaaaacatgaaatactTCTTATCCAAAGTTTATCACAAGGGTAATTTTACAGGTTTGCATCGAAAGTCTTAGTGTTTCAaaagatttgtgattttttttcccatcatgagaaaaaaacgaaagaaaaaaaaaaagaaatatgagtAAAGTGCAAATCTCGCTTGTTTAGATAGCAAGTTCAAAGGTCAAAGAAAATATCAAAGGGGACGTCTGAGGAAATGTCCTGTAATGGAGCCATCGATCGTTTTTTCTTCAATGTGGGGATCAGAGAGGAGGGGCTGGGGGTGGGGCAATCTGACTGCAGTTTGTTCAGGCAAAGGCACAGGTGTTGAAGTGAGTGCAATAAAccgaaggggggggggggggggggggggggggggtcaataTAATTTCAAAAAAAGAGCCGGGCTCGAAAAGACACAGCTCTCACCTACAAGATGTTTCACAGACATGAGACAGCTAACTACACTCACATTAATACACATCTGTTACAGCTTTCAAACACCTTAACTCGACTGCCTGCACATGCAATTCAGTGCAGGACATCTGTGTCTATTTCAAGCTACTACTGAGCAACTGAAGAAAGTTCCACTTCCTGCACATTATGGTATTGCTATGTTctgattgttttcttcttcttcttctgttttcttcttcttcttcttttttctttctttctttttttttttttttagaaaagtacaaaacaaacactACCATGGTCCTCATAGTAACAGCTAGAGATACCCACAATACACGTAGCATTAGGATTTGGTGGCAGcgggagtttttcttttcttttcttttgtctcacagcaaaaggCTAAGGAGATCGTGTGAAATTGGTTCGCTACACCACCACGCTACATCTTGGAGACAGCATTCAAAGAGGAAAGTCAGTAGTGTGTCTTTTGACAGATCCTCTATTTCTTGTGCTGTTGAGTCTTTGGTAAAACCCAAATTCTTCCTTTCGGATCTACAAGCATgctgtgtgaataaaaaaagcaaaaaaacaaaaaaaaaaaaaacaaaacagcattttgaaATGCCTCGAGCCTCTTCTCTAAGTCACTACAGTATCATAAGAAGTACCTCTTCTAGTCAGCTAGCTAGCACGGcaagatgaaacacacacacacacaaaaaagaaagacgaACACAAAACCTCAGGCAAGTACACGTGGAGTTTTTGACCATCCTATGTTAAGCCTCATTTCCATTGGTTTCTTTCATGTAAAATATTGCACTGTTCCCACAGTCTTTGTTCCGTACGAAAAACCCTCTTTCTCTGATATTCAACTTGCTCATTAgcatttaaaggtttttcttaACCTTTCCAAATTGTTGCCTGAGGAGGTAGTAATAGCATCTAAAAAGAAAGGTGCTTATCAGACAAAGGAGAGGGAGGGGTATGGATCCACACATGTAGGGTGCTACCAGGCTGACTGATGTACCTGCTGTGCTTTAACTCAACCAGCGAAACACCGTCTTCGCTCAGTTTTGGCTGATGAGGGTGTAGTAGTCTTTTTGCAGCTTGAGGTAAAAGCAGCGTTTTGCGTCACTAAAATTAACAATCttgcacagaaaaaacaaacggggaaaaaaaaaatcacagtttcagtaaaaataaaaatcgtcTCCTTCGGTGTGAGTAAGCTTAGGTTACTATACTGCGTGTTCACTGCACTgctacagagaaatgtctcttcaggaaggtgaacaaAGTGGGGAGACTGAAAATAATATGAATTTTGGTCTTCTGTCCAGGCAAGTGAAAAACACTGAGAGCGCTTACAcaagtggcaaaaaaaaaaaaaaaacaaacaggaaaaaatggaAGAGCGAActttcctgttaaaaaaaagatcaaaaagtAAATCTAGACAGCATAAAAATATGAGAGTGACTCAGCAACGTCAGCTATTCAAGTGAGTCCATCAGAGCCGAGGAGAGTCTGTCAGTCTGTTATTGCTTCTCTGGCTGTTATGAATCGAACACTTCATCCAGAGTTTGGTTTATTGCTTAGTCTTTAGCTTATACGATTagaaaaaacacatacacacagcgaACACGTGTGCAGACACATTCTCACGTGTACCCCATAAAGACAAATTCGTCACTTGcgtctgctttttttgttgttcttcacTTCTGCTCTCTTTTCTTCTGCGCTCAGCATCAAGTCTTTTTTGGCTCTTCCACCAAGAGAACATTCGCCGGTCTCGCTTGGCCGATGATTTACTTcaccatcacacagctgctgagctgctgctgctgctgctgctgtccagACATACCCAGCTCCTGCATGTCGAGGTCTGTGCCGGAGACCGAGCCCATCCTCCACATGGCTGATTTGGACAGGATGGGGAAATTGCCTTGTGCTGCAGACTGTTGACGGAGGCCAGTGTGGTGGTTAGGGTGGGGTTGCTGGCTGATGTGTAGACGTGCCTCGAGAAGGTAGGCAGCAGAGGCCACGGGGGACAGAGAAGAGGAGTAGCAGGGTGAGGATGAGCAGCCTGTGGCGGAGGTCTCGAGGGTCTGTTGCCAGGGACCCTGCTGCAGACCCACTGAAGCCTGCTGAGCAGGCAGGACGGGTTGAGCAGGGTtgtcaaacatggaggaggaagCAAACACGGTAGTAGGCGGAGGAGATGGTGACTGTTGGTGTGCCAAGAAGAGCAGGGGCTTCTGTTGAGGTCCTGTCTGAGGGGCTTGGACCTGAGGCTGTGGTTGGTGCTTAATCTGCAGCATTCTGGGAAATGAGATGAGATTTGTTATCAACAGCTCGACTTGGGGTTCAATTGTTTGTAGTTTATGAAATTAACAATCCCATAATGCTTTGTGCTCCTGCAATAATGTGACTCACCTTTGCTGGTGCAGCACCTCCTCCAGCATGCTGCGGTGCTCAGAGAGAGCTGGACCCAGTGACCCCCGGCTACCGCGGTTACAGGAGGGTGATGGGGCAGCCTGCCTCGTCAGACCCTTGATCTTATTCAATCCCAGAAGTCCTTTAGTGCGCGTGTTTTTCCTCAACTGCTGGCGGAAAGCTTTGAGGCCTGCGTGAAGGCATGGGAAACTGTTATGCAATGCAGCGTTGATCCTACTACATGGTACGTGTGAGAAAACCTGAATACCAGCTTAGGCAGGTGGCATACAGGAAATGATTTCACGATCATGCGTGTGTACCTTGTGTGAGGGAGGTGTCAGAGGCTCTGCGACCCTCCTGGAAGCTGGCAGGGGGCAGGCTGCCCTGGGCCTGGGGCAGGAGGTGGGAAGAGAGAGCCAGGGGAGCTCCAGCAGACAGCAGAGCTCCTCCCTCAGCCCCCGAGGCCCGAAGTGTTGCCACCCCACCTACAGCAGCTTGCAAAGTGGGGGCAGGACTGGAAGAAGACTTCAGGCAGCTGTCAGAGGAGGCACCGTCTGAGGGGCTGACCACGATACCTAAAGAAACAGGAGAGGTCAAGACTCTGCATCGCTATAAGAATGAAGAACATGCGTGCGCATGTATATTATACTAACATGGAGGGTTGCACTGGTGGAAACGGGCGGAGACCTCAGCCAGAGTGTGTCTGCGAGAGGTGGTGGTTGGAGGGAGCAGGGGCCCAAGAGTTTGCgtcgcctcctcctcctccaggtcTCTGGGTCGCACCTCTTCGCTGATGCTTGTCTCCAGCAGGCTGTTGGGTGAAATGGAGCGGTTCCAGAGCAATCTGTTCAGACTGGCCTCCACTGGAAACACTACACGCTGAAAAGGAAGGAGGTTGACTGTTAGCCACTGACTGCTAGCAGGGCAGGGTGCAGCTTTTGCATTTGGTCTATTAATATAGATGCAAGAGAGCGTGCTATTTAAGAAATTTACCTGAAACAATCCAGCTTGGTCACACTCTACCTCTGAGTACACAGGGGGGGTGTTTTTGGTTGGAAGTGAAAACGCTGTTGTTCTAAAACTCTCAGTGGACTCCATGATCACCTAGAAGGAAGCAGAAAGCACAGAGATTATTAAACTTCATGCAAATAAGAATGGAGATTGATAGTCAGCTACATGCAGCTATAGTGCTGACCTCTGGGCTTGTGGAGTCGGAGGTGCTCCTTGGTCTCTGGCTCCATGTTCCACACTGGCGGCTCAGCTGCTGTGCACGATGCTCCCGCACTCGCTCCAGCAGCAGGTAGTAGATGGCAGAGAAGTGGTTGTAGCTGCTGCTCTGCAGAGACTGAAGATAAGGTCAGAAGATTAGTCATTTTGCCATTTTGTTTACTTTCTGTGGCTTGTAATGACAGTTTATAACCAGTGCTCTCTCTTTATAGCTTTCTTTAGCACCTCTTTAAAACTTTTAAGGGAAAGACAAATATAGCTGCATATATCTGCATTTATATATTTGGAGATGACAGAGTGAGAAATCTATATTTAAATACAGAATAAGGTCTTTGAAGGAATACAATGTAGGTTCAACTTAAGAGAGAATGAAAACTTAGCTGCAGCCTACCCGCTGCCTGTAAATCCGTAAACTGAGTATTTTTACTGTGACTGCAATACTTTCATAAAACcactaaacacattttgattCTTGTTCAGTCACCTCGATAGTCCTCTGACGGTCGATGCCCAGTGTGTTCATGATGCCCAGCACGGGTTCGCTGTAGTCGCCCAGGTTGGAATTGTACTCCGTGAGGGGATGGCTGAGGATCTGGTGGGCAGCTGACGGATCCGCCATCATCCAGCGGTGTTGCTTGATCTGAGCAATGCTGATCCTTTTGGCTGGATCCACCACCAGCATTTTACGGATCAGATTCTCACAGTCTAAAGTACGCAAACAGTGAATGAGTCTCTGTATGTAGTTTACATCGTTTTAGTAATTTGCGG
This genomic window from Astatotilapia calliptera chromosome 16, fAstCal1.2, whole genome shotgun sequence contains:
- the sik1 gene encoding serine/threonine-protein kinase SIK1 yields the protein MVIMTETNRGAQSSPAQGRPLQVGFYEIIRTLGKGNFAVVKLARHKVTKTQVAIKIIDKTRLNPSNLEKIYREVQIMKLLNHPHIIKLYQVMETKDMLYIVTEYAKNGEMFDHLTSNGRLSEDEARKKFWQILAAVDYCHRHHIVHRDLKTENLLLDANMNIKLADFGFGNFYNAGEPLSTWCGSPPYAAPEVFEGKEYEGPQLDIWSLGVVLYVLVCGSLPFDGASLPALRQRVTEGRFRIPFFMSQDCENLIRKMLVVDPAKRISIAQIKQHRWMMADPSAAHQILSHPLTEYNSNLGDYSEPVLGIMNTLGIDRQRTIESLQSSSYNHFSAIYYLLLERVREHRAQQLSRQCGTWSQRPRSTSDSTSPEVIMESTESFRTTAFSLPTKNTPPVYSEVECDQAGLFQRVVFPVEASLNRLLWNRSISPNSLLETSISEEVRPRDLEEEEATQTLGPLLPPTTTSRRHTLAEVSARFHQCNPPCIVVSPSDGASSDSCLKSSSSPAPTLQAAVGGVATLRASGAEGGALLSAGAPLALSSHLLPQAQGSLPPASFQEGRRASDTSLTQGLKAFRQQLRKNTRTKGLLGLNKIKGLTRQAAPSPSCNRGSRGSLGPALSEHRSMLEEVLHQQRMLQIKHQPQPQVQAPQTGPQQKPLLFLAHQQSPSPPPTTVFASSSMFDNPAQPVLPAQQASVGLQQGPWQQTLETSATGCSSSPCYSSSLSPVASAAYLLEARLHISQQPHPNHHTGLRQQSAAQGNFPILSKSAMWRMGSVSGTDLDMQELGMSGQQQQQQQLSSCVMVK